The following proteins are encoded in a genomic region of Caldalkalibacillus thermarum:
- a CDS encoding pyridoxal-phosphate-dependent aminotransferase family protein: protein MLPDYQLLRIPGPTPIPPSVQRAMSQPMVGHRSASFQELLSRVAPRLKPLFGTKQDVLILTGSGTLALEAAVVNALDEGEAALVLVTGAFGDRFRKMCQTYGLDTYVIESEWGRAFDVEEVENFLRQHPHIKAVFATYCETSTAVLNPIWELAKVIQQNSDALFIVDAVSCLGAVETKMDEWGIDILVTGSQKALMLPAGLAFAAISEKGWHKVQHNRRPRFYLDLSRYQQSLSDHATPFTPAVSLVMGLEQALNLIEEEGLEQVIKRHQVLKEMTRQAFKALSLPLLTSDKDASPTVTAVRPSQFRADDLRSLLRKKFGLTLAGGQQKLKGEIFRVGHMGYCSPLDVLQTIAAIEVGLKQLGMEIKLGQGTQAAEEVLIHDL from the coding sequence AGTGTACAACGGGCCATGAGCCAGCCTATGGTGGGGCATCGCAGTGCATCATTTCAAGAACTGCTGTCCAGAGTAGCTCCCCGCTTGAAACCTTTGTTCGGGACAAAGCAGGACGTCCTGATTTTGACCGGCAGTGGCACCCTGGCCCTGGAAGCCGCTGTGGTCAATGCTCTGGATGAAGGTGAAGCAGCCCTTGTGCTGGTTACCGGGGCCTTTGGTGACCGTTTCCGCAAAATGTGCCAAACTTATGGCCTAGACACCTATGTGATTGAAAGTGAATGGGGGCGTGCCTTTGATGTGGAAGAGGTGGAAAACTTCCTTCGCCAGCACCCCCACATCAAAGCTGTCTTTGCAACTTACTGTGAAACATCTACAGCAGTGCTTAATCCCATCTGGGAACTGGCCAAAGTGATTCAGCAAAACTCGGACGCCCTGTTTATCGTCGATGCCGTCTCTTGTTTAGGCGCCGTTGAGACGAAAATGGATGAATGGGGAATTGACATTCTGGTTACAGGTTCCCAAAAAGCCTTAATGTTGCCTGCCGGATTGGCTTTCGCAGCGATTAGTGAAAAAGGTTGGCATAAGGTGCAACATAACCGGCGTCCCCGCTTTTACCTTGATCTCAGCCGTTATCAACAGAGTTTAAGTGATCATGCCACACCTTTTACACCTGCTGTATCCCTTGTCATGGGTTTGGAACAGGCACTCAACTTAATCGAAGAAGAGGGATTGGAGCAGGTCATCAAGCGTCACCAAGTGCTGAAAGAAATGACCAGGCAAGCTTTTAAAGCCTTGTCCTTACCCCTTTTAACTTCGGATAAGGACGCATCACCCACTGTGACCGCCGTCCGGCCCAGCCAGTTTAGAGCTGATGACCTCCGGTCCTTGCTGAGAAAAAAGTTTGGGCTGACATTGGCAGGCGGCCAGCAAAAATTAAAAGGGGAAATTTTCCGGGTTGGACATATGGGCTACTGCTCCCCGTTAGATGTTTTGCAAACCATTGCCGCCATTGAAGTGGGGCTTAAGCAGTTAGGAATGGAAATCAAGCTAGGCCAAGGAACACAAGCAGCAGAGGAGGTTCTGATTCATGACCTATAA
- the serA gene encoding phosphoglycerate dehydrogenase, translating into MTYKVLVSDPVSEEGLKILREAAHVEVVQQTGLSEEELANVIGQYDALIVRSQTQVTAKVIERADRLKVIGRAGVGVDNIDLPSATAKGIMVVNAPDGNTISTAEHTFSMLMALARRIPQAYLKLKQHIWDRKAFVGVELNGKTLGIIGLGRIGTEVAKRAKAFNMTVIAYDPYLTPEKAEKLGVHYGQLNDVLKQADFITVHTPLLKETRHMISHDQFKLMKDGVYILNCARGGIIDEDALYEAIITGKVAGAALDVFEEEPATHHRLLELDQVIATPHLGASTKEAQKNVAIDVCHEVLKALEDQPVKNAVNLPSIPAHIFKKVEPYFLLSERLGSFVAQAAVGAVKEIHISYAGELTDLDVGPLTRNVIKGVLSYHLGLQVNQVNAPYLAKQREVQINEQKTSSSGGFTNLIEVRLVTTQETKRVAGTLLNGYGARIVKVDQYSIDVEPTGHLIYVRHYDRPGVIGRVGTLLGSHDVNIATMQVGRSDVGGDAIMMLTVDKPVSKEVLDQLSDLPEIKSVIEIDL; encoded by the coding sequence ATGACCTATAAAGTGCTTGTCAGCGATCCGGTAAGCGAAGAAGGATTAAAGATCTTGCGAGAGGCTGCACATGTAGAAGTAGTGCAACAGACAGGCCTGAGTGAAGAAGAGCTGGCCAACGTCATCGGCCAATATGATGCTTTGATTGTGCGCAGCCAAACGCAGGTGACCGCAAAGGTCATCGAACGGGCAGACCGACTGAAAGTGATCGGCCGGGCAGGCGTAGGTGTGGACAATATTGATCTTCCTTCAGCCACAGCTAAAGGGATCATGGTCGTCAATGCCCCCGATGGCAATACGATTTCGACTGCCGAACATACCTTTTCCATGCTAATGGCCCTGGCCCGCCGTATTCCACAAGCTTACCTTAAACTCAAGCAGCACATCTGGGACCGGAAAGCTTTCGTGGGGGTTGAACTGAACGGGAAAACCCTGGGAATTATCGGACTGGGGCGCATTGGAACCGAAGTGGCCAAACGGGCTAAAGCTTTTAACATGACAGTGATTGCATATGATCCCTATTTGACTCCTGAAAAGGCGGAGAAACTGGGGGTCCATTACGGCCAGCTGAATGATGTGCTTAAACAGGCTGATTTCATAACTGTCCATACCCCTCTGCTTAAGGAAACCCGGCACATGATCAGCCATGACCAGTTTAAACTGATGAAAGACGGTGTGTACATTTTAAACTGCGCCAGAGGCGGTATTATCGATGAAGATGCGCTATATGAAGCGATCATTACTGGCAAAGTGGCTGGCGCAGCACTGGATGTGTTTGAGGAAGAGCCGGCTACCCACCACCGCCTGCTTGAACTGGATCAGGTCATTGCCACTCCCCATCTGGGGGCCAGCACCAAAGAAGCCCAGAAAAACGTTGCCATCGATGTCTGCCACGAAGTGTTAAAAGCCCTTGAGGACCAGCCCGTGAAAAACGCCGTAAACTTGCCATCCATCCCGGCACACATTTTCAAGAAAGTGGAGCCTTATTTCCTGCTCAGCGAGCGCCTAGGTTCATTTGTGGCTCAGGCAGCTGTCGGTGCGGTCAAGGAAATCCATATTTCCTATGCCGGTGAGTTGACTGACCTGGATGTGGGACCCTTAACACGCAATGTCATCAAAGGGGTGCTCTCCTATCACCTTGGTTTGCAGGTGAATCAGGTTAATGCCCCCTATTTGGCCAAACAACGGGAAGTGCAAATCAACGAACAAAAAACCTCCTCAAGCGGTGGCTTTACTAACCTTATAGAGGTAAGGCTAGTGACCACCCAGGAAACGAAGCGTGTGGCAGGAACCTTGTTAAATGGCTATGGGGCCCGCATCGTTAAAGTGGATCAATATTCCATTGATGTGGAGCCCACGGGCCACCTCATTTATGTGCGCCACTATGACCGTCCTGGTGTCATTGGCCGGGTAGGCACCCTGCTTGGCAGCCATGATGTTAACATTGCCACGATGCAAGTGGGACGCTCCGATGTAGGTGGCGATGCCATCATGATGCTCACGGTCGACAAACCGGTCTCCAAAGAAGTGCTTGATCAGCTCAGCGACTTGCCTGAGATCAAGTCCGTCATTGAAATTGACCTTTAA
- a CDS encoding NUDIX hydrolase — MKEEVLDKIKQLSGRQVQILGHEQAVKAAVLVPLLHQEGGLHILFEKRAAHLKRQPGDICFPGGRVEKGDAAPSQAALRETCEELGISKQDVAILAPLDVLVTHYHNHIYPFVGIIDERAVLRPDPNEVEEVFSVPMAYFLQTSPKRYDVTLKIEPPKDFPYELIVNGKNYKWRQSYIPEYFYRYDGHVIWGMTARILYHFVQLLKQEGID, encoded by the coding sequence TTGAAGGAAGAGGTGTTGGACAAGATTAAACAATTAAGCGGGCGCCAGGTACAGATCCTGGGCCATGAGCAGGCAGTCAAGGCTGCCGTGTTGGTCCCTCTCCTTCACCAAGAAGGGGGGCTTCACATTCTTTTTGAAAAGCGGGCAGCACACTTGAAACGGCAACCGGGAGACATTTGTTTTCCCGGAGGACGGGTGGAAAAAGGGGATGCTGCTCCAAGTCAAGCAGCGCTGCGTGAAACGTGCGAAGAACTGGGTATCAGCAAGCAAGATGTGGCCATTTTGGCCCCGTTAGATGTGCTGGTGACCCATTATCACAACCATATTTACCCTTTTGTCGGTATAATTGATGAACGGGCAGTTCTTCGCCCTGATCCCAATGAAGTGGAAGAAGTTTTTTCTGTCCCTATGGCTTATTTTTTACAAACATCACCTAAACGGTACGATGTGACACTCAAAATAGAGCCGCCGAAGGACTTTCCGTATGAACTCATTGTGAATGGAAAGAATTACAAATGGCGCCAAAGTTATATTCCGGAGTATTTTTATCGATATGACGGTCATGTGATTTGGGGAATGACAGCCCGGATTTTGTATCATTTTGTGCAGCTGCTTAAGCAGGAAGGAATCGATTAG
- a CDS encoding DUF2905 domain-containing protein, which produces MNDIAKWLIIGGVILIGIGLFWQLFGRLLPLGRLPGDIVVEKENVRFYFPIVTMLLISIILSVLLSIAGRFFR; this is translated from the coding sequence ATGAACGATATTGCCAAGTGGCTGATCATCGGCGGTGTTATTTTAATCGGGATCGGTTTATTTTGGCAGCTGTTTGGACGCCTGTTGCCGTTAGGACGCTTGCCGGGAGACATCGTGGTTGAGAAAGAAAACGTGCGTTTTTACTTTCCCATTGTCACGATGCTGCTTATTAGTATTATCCTCTCTGTTTTACTCTCTATAGCAGGTCGTTTTTTCCGTTAA
- a CDS encoding L,D-transpeptidase — MQASIFGKQCFFLCILCLVWLFLPAVDHHAEENPLIEEYEGVYLEVIKKRNIMNVYLNNHIIFSFKVATGKARETTPTGVYQIVTKVKNPWYLPKNIDGGSPKNPLGTRWMGLNVGQTNGYKYGIHGTNDPSSIGRHISSGCIRMYNEDVEWLYEHIPLYTFVIIKEDEEDHPSSS; from the coding sequence ATGCAAGCGAGCATTTTTGGCAAGCAGTGCTTCTTCTTATGCATCCTTTGTTTAGTATGGCTTTTTTTACCTGCTGTAGACCATCACGCCGAAGAAAATCCTCTCATAGAGGAATATGAGGGGGTATATCTGGAAGTCATCAAAAAACGAAATATCATGAACGTTTATCTAAATAATCATATCATTTTCAGTTTCAAAGTGGCAACAGGTAAGGCAAGGGAAACCACGCCTACTGGTGTTTACCAAATTGTAACCAAAGTCAAAAATCCATGGTATCTGCCTAAAAATATTGACGGCGGCTCTCCAAAGAATCCCTTGGGGACAAGATGGATGGGGCTTAATGTAGGGCAAACCAACGGGTACAAATACGGCATTCATGGGACCAATGATCCCTCCTCCATTGGCCGACATATCAGCTCCGGGTGCATCCGTATGTACAATGAAGATGTGGAATGGCTGTATGAACATATCCCCTTGTATACGTTCGTCATAATAAAAGAAGATGAAGAAGACCACCCTTCTTCATCTTAA
- a CDS encoding superoxide dismutase yields MVYMEHDVYDEYLRELLEWTEHVQQVLQTGDADNENDHFRRSEEQHFAESIKELIKEIQETQLSPDKNLNQDGVFGLYQRALKVYESFEETWGEQAIFAAEQPEVQGQTMAAPLINNEQETDSERNEQTALVSGSQPVPIGGHRLPPLPYAYNALEPYISQEIMRLHHRKHHQSYVDGLNRAEKKMAEARRTGNFELIRHWEREAAFNGSGHYLHTIFWNNMSPNGGGEPSGELAKQIKQDFGSFRQFKKHFSEAAKEVEGVGWALLVWSPRSHRLEILAAEKHQHFAQWDVIPLLVLDVWEHAYYLQYKDNRGEYVDQWWNVVNWSDVAARFQEARKLRWMPY; encoded by the coding sequence ATGGTTTACATGGAGCATGATGTCTATGATGAATATTTAAGGGAGCTCCTGGAGTGGACGGAGCATGTTCAACAGGTCCTGCAAACTGGTGACGCTGACAACGAAAATGATCACTTCCGCCGCAGTGAGGAGCAACATTTCGCGGAATCCATAAAGGAGCTGATCAAAGAGATACAAGAGACCCAGCTTTCGCCGGATAAAAACCTAAACCAGGATGGCGTGTTCGGGTTGTATCAACGGGCCCTGAAGGTATATGAGTCCTTTGAAGAAACCTGGGGTGAACAAGCCATTTTTGCAGCAGAACAACCTGAAGTTCAGGGACAGACTATGGCTGCTCCCCTTATTAACAATGAACAGGAAACTGATTCGGAACGCAATGAGCAGACAGCTTTAGTGTCTGGCAGTCAGCCTGTTCCAATTGGCGGTCATCGTTTGCCACCCTTGCCTTACGCTTACAATGCACTAGAACCGTATATATCCCAAGAAATCATGCGCTTGCACCACCGGAAACACCATCAAAGCTATGTTGACGGCTTAAACCGTGCTGAGAAGAAAATGGCAGAAGCCCGCAGAACCGGCAATTTTGAGCTGATTCGTCATTGGGAGCGGGAAGCAGCATTTAACGGATCAGGCCATTATTTGCATACCATTTTTTGGAATAATATGTCTCCCAACGGCGGAGGGGAACCAAGTGGAGAATTGGCTAAACAAATTAAACAGGACTTTGGCAGCTTCCGGCAGTTTAAAAAACATTTCAGCGAAGCGGCCAAGGAAGTGGAGGGGGTTGGCTGGGCCCTTCTAGTCTGGTCACCACGGTCTCACCGTCTGGAAATTTTAGCTGCAGAAAAACATCAGCATTTTGCCCAGTGGGATGTTATTCCTCTCCTTGTGTTAGATGTCTGGGAGCATGCTTACTATCTTCAGTATAAAGACAACCGTGGAGAATACGTAGACCAGTGGTGGAATGTTGTCAATTGGTCAGATGTGGCTGCACGTTTTCAGGAAGCCCGCAAGTTACGCTGGATGCCTTATTAA
- a CDS encoding ABC transporter permease yields the protein MRGYWQLTLAQLKLFARNKTVIFWTTFFPLFLMVTLGLFLGGGGSTTIKAAWVDQDESAYSLLLEEHFRALDALRLEEWADVEEANMALEKGDLSFIIVVPPGYGRAVEHGGNPEPLQIYYDEVDQSLAELGFALIDQVLDQQNKELVHFEEIVTYEKQGVRAAELTYLDFLVPGIVALMILSSNMNGVAAQIASWRERHILRRFKIAGVSSATFIAAQITARMTLNGTQALLVLLVGIYVLGAKMNGSWLVLLFYIMLGTLVFMSIGFIIAGLSKTPEHAAPIAGFLSFPMFFLGGIFFPITNIPEFLQPLVYAIPISHLSDCLRQVMNLGYGIGDLWWSTLILTVWFMTSFAVSAWVFKWE from the coding sequence ATGAGAGGTTATTGGCAACTAACACTTGCCCAGTTAAAGCTATTTGCTCGCAACAAAACGGTTATTTTTTGGACTACGTTTTTTCCTTTGTTTTTGATGGTCACTTTGGGGCTTTTTTTGGGTGGGGGAGGCTCAACAACGATCAAAGCGGCCTGGGTCGACCAGGATGAGAGCGCCTATTCACTGTTGCTAGAGGAGCATTTTAGGGCATTGGATGCACTCCGTTTGGAAGAGTGGGCTGATGTTGAAGAAGCCAATATGGCGCTGGAAAAAGGGGATCTGTCCTTTATCATTGTTGTGCCTCCTGGATATGGGCGGGCTGTTGAGCACGGGGGCAACCCGGAACCGCTGCAAATCTATTATGATGAAGTGGACCAAAGCCTGGCAGAACTTGGTTTTGCCCTGATCGATCAGGTCCTAGACCAGCAAAATAAGGAATTGGTTCATTTTGAAGAAATTGTCACCTATGAGAAACAGGGGGTTCGCGCCGCTGAGCTGACCTATCTTGATTTTTTGGTCCCTGGGATTGTGGCCTTGATGATTTTATCGAGCAATATGAACGGTGTAGCCGCCCAGATTGCCTCATGGCGGGAACGGCATATTTTACGCCGCTTTAAAATTGCAGGGGTCTCCTCTGCCACATTTATTGCTGCCCAAATTACGGCTCGCATGACTTTGAACGGTACACAGGCCTTGTTGGTGCTCTTAGTGGGCATTTATGTGTTGGGGGCCAAAATGAACGGCAGTTGGTTGGTGCTTCTGTTTTATATTATGTTGGGGACTTTGGTGTTTATGTCTATTGGGTTTATCATCGCAGGGTTGTCCAAAACCCCTGAACATGCTGCGCCCATTGCGGGATTTTTGTCTTTTCCTATGTTCTTTTTAGGCGGCATTTTCTTTCCCATCACCAATATACCCGAATTTTTGCAACCGTTGGTCTACGCCATTCCCATATCCCACTTGTCAGACTGTTTAAGACAGGTCATGAACTTGGGTTACGGAATCGGAGATTTGTGGTGGTCAACGCTGATATTGACAGTTTGGTTTATGACCAGTTTTGCTGTGAGTGCCTGGGTCTTTAAATGGGAGTAA
- a CDS encoding ABC transporter ATP-binding protein: protein MESMIQVSHLSKAYGDLQAVDNVSFDVKEGEIFGLLGPNGAGKTTTLEIMEGLREPDAGEVLINGISVQKEPARIRPLIGVQLQSTSLFDLLKVEEILTLYASFYSQRLPVEKILKQLNLEDKRHSLVKTLSGGQKQRLAIGIALIHDPRVVFLDEPTTGLDPQNRRSLWDIILSLKSAGKTIILTTHYMEEAHILCDRLAIMDRGKVKALGTPDKLISSLAMEHAVQFTNPQNEEDFSGLRGVTKVSTVNDQVILYTTKLQDTLTDLIRWADAQGQTLLNLETRQATLEDVFLHLTGRSLREK, encoded by the coding sequence ATGGAAAGTATGATTCAGGTTTCTCACTTGTCAAAAGCGTACGGTGATCTTCAAGCTGTGGACAATGTCAGTTTTGATGTCAAAGAGGGGGAAATTTTTGGCTTATTGGGTCCTAATGGTGCAGGTAAGACGACAACTCTGGAAATAATGGAAGGGTTGCGGGAGCCAGACGCTGGAGAGGTGCTGATCAACGGGATTTCTGTTCAGAAAGAACCGGCGCGGATCCGTCCTTTGATCGGTGTTCAATTACAATCCACCTCCCTCTTTGATTTGCTGAAGGTAGAGGAGATCTTGACACTCTATGCCAGTTTTTATTCACAACGGCTGCCTGTGGAGAAGATCTTGAAACAGTTGAATCTTGAGGACAAGCGCCACAGTTTAGTTAAAACGTTATCCGGGGGGCAGAAACAACGCTTGGCTATCGGCATCGCTTTAATTCACGATCCCCGGGTTGTGTTTTTGGATGAGCCTACCACCGGGCTGGATCCCCAAAACCGCCGATCTTTATGGGATATTATTTTAAGCCTTAAATCGGCGGGGAAGACCATCATTCTGACCACCCATTATATGGAGGAAGCCCATATCTTGTGTGACCGCTTAGCCATCATGGACAGAGGAAAAGTGAAGGCTTTGGGCACTCCTGACAAATTGATCTCTTCCTTGGCAATGGAGCATGCTGTACAATTTACAAATCCTCAAAATGAAGAAGATTTTTCCGGTTTGAGGGGTGTGACCAAGGTTTCAACGGTTAATGATCAGGTGATTTTATACACGACTAAGCTGCAAGACACGTTAACCGATTTAATCCGTTGGGCTGATGCACAGGGTCAGACCCTGCTCAATCTCGAGACACGCCAGGCAACCTTGGAGGATGTTTTTTTACATTTAACTGGGAGGAGCTTACGAGAGAAATGA
- a CDS encoding ABC-ATPase domain-containing protein, with amino-acid sequence MQRLHNQLRRIDGKGYKAYKDLQGSYRFDRFRLHIDHVQGDPFASPSRIRIEMSQSDLPLKAEWFNTSSRQTAVEDFLARETARAIRQVNPLRRGTGKSGMIAVDEPGQEILKRTAVRIFEDKVELRLSVGLPAQGRRILAKEAERIFFVYLPSIVERAFFSFDEMRLVKHVQLSDQQEAIRAYLKEHGLVAFVANGAILPRESGVSNRPMSKEQAVPFKSPPSMEVEISLPHGRTVRGMAIPRGITLIVGGGYHGKSTLLKALERGVYNHIEGDGREFVITDASACKVRAEDGRRVEKVNISPFISNLPFGKDTTRFSTDDASGSTSQAANIMELLEMGAKVLLIDEDTSATNFMIRDARMQRLVHKGKEPITPFVDKVRQLYEELGVSTILVVGGSGDYFDQADHVIMMDEYQPYDVTQQAKTIAETLRNNRQQEGGSSFGRITERAPRPDSFNPRKGKKEKVDAKGLHHIQFGKETIDLTFVEQLVDPSQTRAIANMIHMLAKKWVDGKRTLPEIINELYKQVGEKGLDVISPFYGQHPGDLALPRPFELAAAINRLRSLHINC; translated from the coding sequence ATGCAACGGCTTCATAACCAGTTAAGACGAATAGATGGAAAAGGATATAAAGCATACAAAGATCTTCAAGGGAGTTACCGTTTTGACCGCTTTCGTTTACATATTGATCATGTTCAGGGTGACCCTTTTGCCAGCCCTTCCCGGATTCGGATAGAAATGTCCCAATCAGACCTGCCTCTCAAGGCGGAATGGTTTAATACATCTTCCCGCCAGACGGCAGTGGAAGATTTCCTAGCCCGCGAAACTGCGCGTGCCATCCGTCAGGTGAATCCACTGCGCAGAGGAACAGGAAAAAGCGGAATGATAGCTGTTGATGAACCTGGTCAAGAAATTTTAAAACGAACGGCTGTCCGCATCTTTGAAGATAAGGTGGAATTGCGTCTGTCAGTTGGGCTGCCAGCACAAGGAAGGCGCATCCTGGCCAAGGAGGCGGAGCGCATCTTTTTTGTTTATCTCCCGTCCATTGTGGAGCGGGCTTTTTTCTCCTTTGATGAAATGCGCCTGGTTAAGCATGTTCAACTCAGTGACCAACAGGAAGCTATCCGGGCTTATCTCAAAGAACATGGATTGGTGGCTTTTGTGGCGAACGGCGCCATATTGCCCCGGGAGAGCGGGGTTAGCAACCGACCCATGTCCAAGGAGCAAGCCGTACCGTTTAAATCTCCGCCATCAATGGAAGTAGAAATCTCCCTTCCCCACGGGCGGACAGTGCGGGGTATGGCCATACCCCGTGGCATCACTTTGATTGTCGGTGGGGGGTACCATGGAAAAAGCACGCTTCTCAAAGCGTTGGAAAGGGGTGTTTACAATCATATCGAAGGGGATGGCCGGGAGTTTGTCATTACTGATGCCAGCGCCTGCAAAGTGAGGGCAGAAGACGGCCGGCGGGTGGAGAAAGTCAATATTTCTCCTTTTATATCCAATTTGCCGTTTGGTAAAGATACAACCCGCTTCTCCACCGACGATGCCAGCGGAAGCACGTCCCAGGCGGCCAATATTATGGAGTTGTTGGAGATGGGGGCCAAGGTATTGTTGATCGATGAAGATACCAGTGCCACTAATTTTATGATCAGGGATGCGCGGATGCAGCGCCTTGTGCATAAAGGGAAGGAACCGATTACCCCCTTTGTGGACAAGGTGAGACAACTCTATGAAGAGCTGGGGGTATCTACAATTTTGGTTGTTGGAGGGTCAGGGGATTATTTTGATCAAGCCGATCATGTGATTATGATGGATGAATACCAGCCTTATGATGTGACCCAGCAGGCTAAAACAATCGCCGAAACTTTGCGTAACAACCGGCAGCAAGAAGGAGGGTCCTCTTTCGGCCGGATCACAGAGCGGGCACCCCGTCCCGACAGTTTTAATCCTCGCAAGGGAAAGAAAGAGAAAGTGGATGCCAAAGGCTTGCATCATATACAGTTTGGAAAAGAGACGATTGATTTAACTTTTGTGGAACAACTGGTGGATCCCAGCCAAACAAGGGCAATAGCCAATATGATCCATATGCTGGCTAAAAAATGGGTGGACGGAAAGAGGACGTTGCCGGAAATTATTAATGAGTTGTACAAGCAGGTGGGGGAAAAAGGACTGGACGTGATTTCCCCCTTTTATGGACAGCATCCTGGCGATCTGGCGTTGCCGCGCCCATTTGAGTTAGCGGCTGCCATCAACCGCTTGCGCAGCTTGCACATTAACTGTTAA
- a CDS encoding toprim domain-containing protein, with translation MGDKIIIVEGKTDKERLLDIIDESIQVICTHGTLDKEWLEEWIDVLEGEEVYILVDADSAGIKLRQQLKRAIPNARHLYTRKMYREVASTPLEYLVKILDDAHFTIHEKYHPLLRQI, from the coding sequence ATGGGAGATAAAATTATTATTGTTGAGGGCAAAACAGATAAGGAAAGACTGCTGGATATTATTGATGAATCGATTCAGGTCATCTGCACGCACGGTACCCTGGATAAGGAGTGGCTGGAAGAATGGATCGACGTGTTGGAAGGGGAGGAAGTTTATATCTTGGTTGATGCCGATTCGGCCGGCATCAAGCTCAGACAGCAGTTGAAAAGGGCGATTCCTAATGCCCGCCATTTATACACGCGGAAAATGTACAGGGAAGTGGCCAGTACTCCGCTGGAATATTTGGTCAAAATCCTGGATGATGCTCACTTTACCATACATGAAAAATACCATCCCTTGCTGCGGCAAATCTGA
- a CDS encoding YjcZ family sporulation protein produces the protein MSAPISPFASPFTLIVVLFILLIIVGCFCFVPVTKPYC, from the coding sequence ATGTCTGCTCCAATTAGTCCCTTTGCTTCTCCATTTACCTTGATCGTTGTCCTGTTCATTCTGCTGATCATTGTAGGCTGTTTCTGTTTCGTACCCGTTACCAAACCCTACTGCTAA
- a CDS encoding sporulation histidine kinase inhibitor Sda: MQRLSDRGLIEAYQKAKEIKCSEDFLAMLLEEIKRRNLLPLVKYQGMGIYPSPSSFSVKRRSNKTGIHFG, encoded by the coding sequence ATGCAACGTTTAAGTGACCGAGGATTGATTGAGGCTTACCAAAAAGCAAAAGAGATAAAGTGCTCCGAGGACTTCCTAGCTATGCTGCTGGAGGAGATCAAACGGCGCAACCTGCTTCCGCTCGTTAAGTATCAGGGAATGGGGATATATCCTTCTCCATCATCCTTTTCGGTAAAAAGACGGTCAAATAAAACCGGTATTCATTTTGGTTAA